From Lolium perenne isolate Kyuss_39 chromosome 5, Kyuss_2.0, whole genome shotgun sequence, a single genomic window includes:
- the LOC127302734 gene encoding uncharacterized protein, translating into MEVDDDVEDDDMDFNPFLREGSPSETSSSLTSEAECEETSFEDQQGTEVYPRHNPDNENTGDCALLQKDAAAEGSCEENIPEGTSAQYCDNGEGHGNRLRKEPVQTEAPLPPSAQNSHPLSPEASEEDAICRRTRARYSLANYALDELETFLQESDDDGDLQNVDEEEEYRKFLAAVLSGGGDDTQVCQGDETQDEDENDADFELEIEEALESDGDDNGENYQSINGSRNNKDDNRPQTRKNRPELSRAFKGSTKSNLRPILPNVSSALLAPSNVSGWRYPAQNINVPSSSSSLIGAAVVNGFTVEQLGQLHTLIYEHVQLMIQTFSLCVLDPSKQRVAVDVKKMIVELVGFRDQALARRAANGFPINQRFYFERQHLQSALSHSSSESSQCQWVPSIKNPIMSILDVSPLHSAPSYLSDVAAAVVKYRRSHTDGTADKTSFRKEPLFPSPLLVTGNDANNASQDGSNNDSTASPASPGQLQPKKSLAATLVESTKKESVALVPSDIARLTQRFYPLFNFSLFPHKPPPVARVNQVLFTDAEDGLLALGLLEYNNDWAAIQRRFLPCKSAHQIFVRQKNRSSSKAPDNPIKDVRRMKTSPLTTEEIQRIEEGIKIFRTDWTSIWKFVLPYRDPTLLQRQWRVATGIQRSYSKSDALKEKRRSYEAKRRKLRASVPDSQVREQEADDDASEGVENDDDSYVNEAFLADTENRSINMMQMSTSADDECGAGHGCFEQHNRNRMKHGVSTSYTPFSSYTSLGPSTKRGFRGTLSKEKGSHVVKLAPDLPAINLPPSVRVISQMEFHQNAAHLIVTSDNTAKDVYTQLNLFPDHSASDRLQQHGIINGSAREDGAEQDFPMHPLLFQHPLEVHSSYSHPVENLNQQTTDGVAGDPVNANTIDFHPLLQRTECEMHGEASTSRCERENIIDLQASTSACERESNIDLDIHLCSSVDFRNAEDIRRTVSKFSIQPEGSIIASISNLEPINAFHHNVEEPSGGAMQGIVMEQEELTDSEEDVQHVEFECEEMDDSEEELVQDAEPCSTENKGTSTSFVCSELQESNDQCQIEQGLEQVVEQGASPTYKSHESGRGKLKPQRARRTGSRTTSQRLPTPRTSEPSRTKTKTRRASGRGRCKAIDSRSKKSPVPS; encoded by the exons ATGGAAGTTGATgatgatgtggaggacgatgacaTGGATTTCAACCCTTTCCTAAGGGAGGGATCACCATCGGAGACCTCGTCAAGCCTCACCTCAGAGGCAGAATGCGAGGAAACTAGCTTCGAAGATCAACAAGGCACTGAGGTGTATCCTCGCCATAATCCTGATAATGAAAACACAGGTGATTGTGCACTCCTGCAAAAAGATGCTGCAGCTGAAGGTTCCTGCGAAGAAAATATTCCAGAAGGTACTTCTGCCCAGTATTGTGATAATGGAGAAGGTCATGGTAATAGACTGCGAAAGGAACCTGTACAGACCGAAGCTCCCTTGCCTCCATCAGCACAGAATTCTCATCCCCTGTCGCCTGAAGCTAGCGAGGAAGATGCAATTTGCAGGCGCACACGAGCAAGATACTCTCTGGCAAATTACGCACTCGATGAATTAGAGACCTTTCTCCAGGAATCGGATGATGATGGTGACCTGCAGAATGTTGATGAGGAAGAGGAATACCGCAAGTTTCTTGCAGCTGTTCTATCTGGTGGAGGTGATGACACACAGGTTTGCCAGGGGGATGAAACACAGGATGAAGATGAGAATGATGCAGACTTTGAGCTCGAAATTGAGGAGGCCCTAGAAAGCGATGGTGATGATAatggtgagaactatcaaagcatAAATGGTAGTAGGAATAATAAAGATGACAATAGGCCTCAGACTAGGAAGAATAGACCTGAGTTGTCTAGGGCATTTAAAGGATCAACCAAATCTAATTTACGACCGATTCTGCCAAATGTGTCATCTGCGCTCCTGGCTCCTTCGAATGTTTCTGGATGGCGGTATCCAGCCCAGAACATCAATGTcccttcctcatcatcatcattaatcgGTGCTGCTGTAGTGAATGGATTTACCGTTGAGCAACTGGGCCAATTGCATACGTTGATATATGAACATGTTCAGCTCATGATCCAAACCTTTTCTCTATGTGTTCTCGACCCATCTAAACAGCGTGTCGCTGTTGATGTTAAAAAAATGATAGTTGAGTTGGTTGGCTTCCGTGATCAAGCATTGGCTAGGAGAGCAGCCAATGGATTCCCTATCAATCAAAGATTCTATTTTGAACGGCAGCATCTCCAGTCAGCACTTAGTCATTCTTCTTCTGAGAGCTCACAATGCCAATGGGTTCCGTCAATTAAGAATCCTATTATGTCCATTCTTGATGTATCACCACTTCATTCTGCCCCCAGTTATTTAAGTGATGTTGCAGCTG CTGTTGTGAAGTATAGAAGAAGCCATACGGATGGCACTGCAGATAAAACCAGCTTTAGGAAAGAGCCTCTTTTTCCATCACCGCTACTTGTCACTGGCAATGATGCTAACAATGCTTCTCAAGATGGATCAAATAACGACTCCACAGCATCACCAGCTTCACCTGGGCAGTTACAGCCCAAGAAATCATTAGCTGCTACCCTTGTTGAGAGTACTAAAAAGGAGTCGGTTGCTCTTGTTCCATCTGATATTGCAAGATTGACGCAGAGATTTTATCCCCTTTTCAATTTTTCACTGTTTCCTCATAAGCCACCTCCTGTAGCTAGGGTCAATCAAGTGCTTTTCACTGATGCAGAGGATGG ATTGTTAGCTCTAGGACTTCTGGAATACAATAATGACTGGGCCGCAATACAGAGGCGTTTTCTTCCTTGCAAATCAGCGCATCAG atatttgtgaggcaaaagaaccGCAGTTCATCCAAAGCTCCTGATAATCCAATCAAG GATGTGCGCCGCATGAAGACTTCTCCATTGACTACTGAGGAGATACAGCGTATCGAAGAG GGGATCAAGATATTCAGAACTGATTGGACATCTATTTGGAAGTTCGTTCTGCCATATAGAGATCCTACACTGCTCCAGCGTCAGTGGAGAGTTGCCACTGGAATCCAGCGATCTTACAGTAAAAGTGACGCCTTAAAAGAAAAAAGGagatcatatgaagcaaagaGGAGGAAATTAAGAGCTTCAGTGCCTGATTCACAAGTTCGTGAGCAGGAG GCTGATGATGATGCTTCTGAGGGtgttgaaaatgatgatgattcaTATGTCAATGAAGCATTTTTAGCAGACACAGAGAACAGGAGCATCAATATGATGCAGATGAGCACCAGCGCTGATGACGAATGTGGTGCAGGACATGGCTGCTTTGAGCAGCATAACAGAAACAGGATGAAGCATGGTGTTAGCACCTCATATACACCTTTTAGCTCTTACACTTCTCTTGGCCCTTCAACTAAGAGGGGGTTTCGTGGCACTTTGAGTAAAGAGAAAGGTAGCCATGTGGTCAAGTTGGCTCCAGATTTGCCCGCGATAAACCTTCCTCCTTCGGTCCGTGTGATATCTCAGATGGAATTTCATCAGAACGCAGCACATTTAATTGTCACCTCAGATAATACAGCGAAGGATGTTTATACACAGCTAAACCTTTTCCCCGATCATAGTGCTAGTGATAGATTACAGCAACATGGGATTATTAACGGAAGTGCGAGAGAAGATGGTGCTGAGCAAGATTTTCCGATGCATCCATTGCTTTTTCAGCATCCTCTAGAAGTGCATTCATCATATAGTCATCCTGTTGAAAATCTTAATCAGCAGACTACAGATGGCGTGGCAGGGGATCCTGTGAATGCTAATACTATCGACTTCCATCCTCTACTGCAAAGAACTGAATGTGAGATGCATGGGGAAGCATCCACAAGCCGTTGCGAGAGGGAGAACATTATTGATTTGCAAGCATCGACAAGCGCTTGTGAGAGGGAAAGCAATATTGACTTGGACATTCATTTGTGTTCCTCAGTGGATTTCAGAAATGCAGAGGACATTAGAAGGACTGTTAGTAAATTCAGCATTCAGCCAGAAGGGTCTATAATAGCTAGTATTTCAAATCTGGAGCCTATAAATGCTTTTCATCATAATGTTGAAGAGCCCAGCGGAGGAGCAATGCAAGGCATTGTGATGGAGCAAGAAGAATTAACTGATTCGGAGGAAGATGTCCAGCATGTGGAGTTTGAATGTGAAGAAATGGATGATTCTGAAGAGGAGCTAGTTCAGGATGCAGAACCGTGTTCGACTGAAAATAAG GGAACTTCAACATCATTTGTTTGTTCAGAGTTACAAGAGAGTAATGATCAGTGTCAAATTGAACAAGGATTAGAGCAGGTGGTTGAACAGGGTGCGAGTCCAACATATAAATCACATGAGTCAGGCAGAGGAAAGTTGAAGCCGCAGCGTGCAAGGCGCACGGGATCTAGAACAACGAGCCAACGATTACCCACTCCTCGAACAAGTGAACCTAGCCGTACCAAGACCAAAACCAGAAGGGCATCAGGAAGAGGCAGGTGCAAGGCCATTGATTCCAGGTCTAAAAAGAGCCCTGTCCCGAGTTAA